A stretch of Microscilla marina ATCC 23134 DNA encodes these proteins:
- a CDS encoding FAD-binding domain-containing protein, producing MEQPKENADSTDTPVKDTSMINVVWFKRDLRLEDHAPLKAAIEVGLPVLLVYVFEPSLQQSPDWNIRHWQFVYQSIEDLNFELEDYQVKLHCFHAEVPDVFEYILKTHQIDKVFSHQETGIRLTYDRDRQMQQFFEQKDIEWQEFEQNGIQRGRKNRRGWAQDWQIFMKEPLATPNLAQLKAMPYEVTDFAFLFDYVTGQKIHLYSKNYQPVGMRSAQKYLKAFGKKCIVQYTTQHKQPALSNQSNSHLSPYLAWGNLSVRQVYQHCQQLMIDSPHRANFETYLHHLRMHCQCIQKFEMEDYLEFEAGNEAYLQLEQNHKNDLLEAWKNGQTGFPLVDASMRCIRQTGYLNFQMRSLIVSFLTHHLWQSWHTGVHYLGQQFLDYEPGVHFVRFQAQAGAVDTHKVKILNPIKVSKKCDPKAQFIKKWVPELKNIPAGLIHDLSKMTTIEQIFYKCTIGQDYPAPIININATHPHAKAALEALKKNEEKMIHSIELVKEQPSVDYSPLKDSTNKAVIFSDKHQRLTIHN from the coding sequence AAGTGGGTTTACCTGTTTTACTTGTGTATGTTTTTGAACCCTCTTTGCAACAAAGCCCTGACTGGAACATACGCCATTGGCAATTTGTGTATCAATCTATAGAAGACCTCAATTTTGAACTGGAAGACTATCAAGTCAAGCTTCATTGCTTCCATGCTGAAGTCCCTGATGTATTCGAGTATATATTAAAAACCCACCAAATTGACAAAGTTTTTTCGCATCAGGAAACAGGCATTCGGTTGACTTATGACCGTGACCGTCAAATGCAACAGTTTTTTGAACAAAAAGACATAGAGTGGCAAGAGTTTGAACAAAACGGCATACAAAGGGGCAGGAAAAATCGTCGAGGTTGGGCACAAGATTGGCAAATATTCATGAAAGAACCACTGGCTACGCCCAACTTAGCCCAATTAAAGGCTATGCCTTACGAAGTGACCGATTTTGCTTTTTTGTTTGATTATGTGACCGGACAAAAAATTCACCTTTACTCCAAAAACTACCAACCAGTAGGCATGCGCAGTGCCCAAAAATACCTCAAAGCATTTGGCAAAAAATGCATTGTACAATATACTACCCAACATAAACAACCTGCATTAAGCAACCAAAGTAATAGCCATTTATCACCTTATTTAGCATGGGGAAACCTGAGTGTACGGCAAGTATACCAGCATTGCCAACAGTTGATGATAGACTCACCTCATCGAGCCAACTTCGAGACATACCTGCATCATTTGCGCATGCATTGTCAATGCATACAAAAATTTGAAATGGAAGATTACCTGGAGTTTGAGGCAGGGAACGAGGCGTACCTACAATTGGAACAAAATCACAAAAATGACCTCTTGGAGGCTTGGAAAAATGGGCAAACAGGTTTTCCTTTGGTGGATGCAAGCATGCGTTGTATACGCCAAACAGGGTATCTAAACTTCCAAATGCGCTCATTAATCGTGTCTTTTCTTACCCACCATTTGTGGCAATCATGGCACACTGGTGTACATTACCTTGGCCAACAGTTTTTAGACTATGAACCAGGAGTACACTTTGTTCGCTTTCAGGCGCAAGCGGGAGCTGTAGATACCCATAAGGTAAAAATTTTGAACCCAATAAAAGTCTCTAAAAAGTGTGACCCTAAAGCCCAGTTTATAAAAAAATGGGTACCTGAGCTTAAAAACATTCCAGCAGGGCTCATTCACGATTTGAGCAAGATGACTACCATTGAACAAATTTTTTATAAATGTACTATTGGTCAAGATTATCCTGCCCCTATAATAAATATCAATGCTACGCATCCACACGCCAAAGCTGCACTTGAAGCATTAAAAAAAAATGAGGAAAAAATGATTCACTCCATAGAGTTAGTCAAGGAACAACCATCTGTTGATTATTCCCCATTGAAAGATTCCACCAACAAAGCAGTAATATTTTCTGACAAGCACCAGAGGCTTACCATTCATAACTAA